In one Umezawaea sp. Da 62-37 genomic region, the following are encoded:
- a CDS encoding helix-turn-helix domain-containing protein: MPGQRADARRNYAQILAVAEQEVELHGAEASLEQIARVAGVGSATVRRHFPSRRELLEAVFRGRIEDLADLARGLTAASDARAALLEWLGALTDYATSARGMAAALALDEATPEHVHACSTKLVDAVEPLLRRAAGAGAVGAGVTTADLVALVTGIALATEHHADPAGQAHRLLALAVAGISPAR; the protein is encoded by the coding sequence ATGCCAGGGCAGCGTGCGGACGCGCGGCGGAACTACGCGCAGATCCTCGCGGTGGCCGAGCAGGAGGTGGAGCTGCACGGGGCCGAGGCGTCGTTGGAGCAGATCGCTCGGGTCGCCGGTGTCGGGTCGGCGACGGTGCGCAGGCACTTCCCGAGTCGGCGTGAGCTGCTGGAGGCGGTGTTCCGGGGGCGGATCGAGGACCTGGCCGATCTGGCCCGCGGGTTGACGGCGGCGTCGGACGCGCGGGCGGCGCTGCTGGAGTGGTTGGGGGCGTTGACGGACTACGCGACGTCGGCGCGGGGGATGGCGGCGGCGCTGGCGTTGGACGAGGCGACTCCGGAGCACGTGCACGCGTGCTCGACGAAGCTGGTGGACGCCGTCGAGCCGTTGCTGCGCAGGGCGGCGGGGGCCGGTGCGGTGGGGGCCGGGGTGACGACCGCTGACCTGGTGGCGCTGGTGACCGGCATCGCGTTGGCGACCGAGCACCACGCCGATCCGGCCGGTCAGGCGCACCGGCTGCTGGCGCTGGCCGTGGCGGGGATCAGCCCGGCGCGCTGA
- a CDS encoding DEAD/DEAH box helicase, which produces MGQDAAVPQSKDTSVAGVAFARWGVRPEPAMARYAEPGWQLSPMPVERRCPRCQGQLHGLYRSHPHKGRQQLQAAVVCPACPASFTLRELQLSQRAVLGELRPESVAQRLREEAQLAALERPEPVVVRRSVVRQAPPEPAAPVRPAPPARPAAPARPVQRARPVEPVVEPEPEVAVPEPEVAEPPAPPRRTVSTAVMAARIRSILTGSTAVAATPAASIPLLPMALRDSCEHRLVWWRKTVDPRLDVPELPPGVDARVVLPEQPRFDGLRERLKQAEVPFRSVPHWIEEELVSSVGPGGRLAPVTAGAWLSEVGGLVPDRCDQVVGDGALAAMLAFEVLWDLHEPVDPATVPDSTPADRLVPPEWLPFLTFPLLNPAQSQAAPHILDTDEHLLIAAPTGAGKTTIGKLAALRSILHEGRKAAWLVPQRSLTDELNIELEAWRRNGLRVERLSGEYAVDIEKVREADLWVATTEKFEAICRAGSLQAALGEVGCLVVDEIHLLGSPGRGALLEALLARVRGAESPVRIVGLSATVSNAAEIAEWLQATLVTTTWRPSRVTWQLPVLPASTGFAGGNRVREQAVVELTERHTAEAGSVLVFCGSKRNVRSTAMAVAASRGAPVHTAAADDVDALTKVCAEVGVRMHYADYDHKHAAERAFRSREADVLVATSTVAAGVNLPARAVVVRDTKIGGEPMDTSTVQQMFGRAGRIGAGETQGWSYLLTEETERAAWQTRLVAGYSVYSRIYDSLADHVLAEVLQARITTLADAQAWWVETLAHAQGDDDLEPVQTAVDFLIAEGHLTGVRRGDDLVLATTELGRLTARMMVSTYTGQRLRRTLGLLPVPRDPDSAEESLSLVLAVAVPELAGVPVAEQVRPAVATAIKAGGRTSRITHTTSIKGLGSSVSTSPGDLAWAALLLAARSPHLFREPRRVVAGIPLSTIHPVMDQAPRYLSWLAAQGVLGTVHPWIAIVAADLDQRLRWRHLAPHRGSGRLLWLCEQMATRPRTKDLVPAMWRSAVDSGLRAPDWNPGVPPRGCELDQAGYTALLRDRATGATITERPAGAVVSGIAGATAITWRGKTRGPVVITSATTDLDHPPDPDSDPGAEPGVAVFTRRGDYRATGWLATYDRIAAPEDELPPPRRGVRKGFGARG; this is translated from the coding sequence GTGGGCCAGGACGCGGCGGTGCCGCAGTCGAAGGACACGTCCGTGGCGGGCGTGGCCTTCGCGCGCTGGGGTGTGCGGCCGGAGCCCGCGATGGCCCGCTACGCGGAACCGGGGTGGCAGCTCTCGCCGATGCCGGTCGAACGCCGGTGTCCGCGTTGCCAGGGCCAGCTGCACGGGCTGTACCGGTCGCACCCGCACAAGGGCCGCCAGCAGCTCCAGGCGGCGGTGGTGTGCCCCGCGTGCCCGGCTTCGTTCACGTTGCGGGAACTCCAGCTGTCGCAACGGGCGGTGCTGGGGGAGCTGCGGCCGGAGTCGGTGGCGCAGCGCCTGCGCGAGGAGGCGCAGCTCGCCGCGCTCGAACGGCCCGAGCCCGTGGTGGTGCGCCGGTCGGTCGTGCGGCAGGCCCCGCCGGAACCCGCGGCCCCGGTCCGCCCGGCCCCGCCCGCCCGTCCGGCTGCGCCCGCGCGTCCGGTCCAGCGCGCCCGTCCGGTCGAGCCGGTCGTCGAGCCCGAGCCGGAGGTCGCCGTCCCGGAGCCCGAGGTCGCCGAACCGCCCGCGCCGCCGCGGCGCACGGTGTCGACGGCGGTGATGGCGGCGCGGATCCGGTCCATCCTCACCGGCTCGACCGCGGTCGCCGCGACCCCGGCCGCGTCGATCCCGCTCCTGCCGATGGCGTTGAGGGACTCGTGCGAGCACCGGCTGGTGTGGTGGCGCAAGACGGTCGACCCGCGCCTGGACGTGCCGGAACTGCCGCCCGGTGTCGACGCGCGGGTCGTGCTGCCCGAACAGCCCCGGTTCGACGGCCTGCGGGAACGGCTCAAGCAGGCCGAGGTGCCGTTCCGGTCGGTGCCGCACTGGATCGAGGAGGAGCTGGTCTCCTCGGTCGGGCCCGGCGGCCGACTGGCGCCGGTCACCGCGGGCGCGTGGCTGTCCGAGGTCGGCGGGCTCGTGCCGGACCGGTGCGACCAGGTCGTGGGCGACGGCGCGCTGGCGGCGATGCTGGCGTTCGAGGTGCTGTGGGACCTGCACGAGCCGGTCGACCCGGCGACCGTGCCCGACTCGACGCCCGCCGACCGGCTCGTGCCGCCGGAGTGGCTGCCGTTCCTGACGTTCCCGCTGCTGAACCCGGCGCAGAGCCAGGCGGCGCCGCACATCCTGGACACCGACGAGCACCTGCTGATCGCCGCGCCGACCGGTGCCGGCAAGACCACGATCGGCAAGCTGGCCGCGCTGCGGTCGATCCTGCACGAGGGCCGCAAGGCCGCCTGGCTGGTGCCGCAGCGGTCGTTGACCGACGAGCTGAACATCGAGCTGGAAGCGTGGCGCCGCAACGGGTTGCGGGTGGAGCGCCTGTCCGGCGAGTACGCGGTGGACATCGAGAAGGTCCGCGAGGCCGACCTGTGGGTGGCGACCACGGAGAAGTTCGAGGCCATCTGCCGCGCGGGCTCGTTGCAGGCCGCGCTGGGTGAGGTCGGCTGCCTGGTGGTCGACGAGATCCACCTGCTCGGCAGCCCCGGCCGCGGCGCGCTGCTGGAGGCGCTGCTGGCACGCGTGCGCGGCGCCGAGTCGCCGGTGCGGATCGTGGGGTTGTCGGCGACGGTGTCCAACGCCGCCGAGATCGCGGAGTGGTTGCAGGCCACGCTGGTCACCACGACCTGGCGGCCGTCGCGGGTGACCTGGCAGCTGCCGGTGCTCCCGGCGAGCACGGGGTTCGCGGGCGGCAACCGGGTGCGCGAGCAGGCCGTGGTGGAACTGACCGAACGGCACACCGCCGAGGCGGGCAGCGTGCTGGTGTTCTGCGGCTCCAAGCGCAACGTCCGTTCCACCGCGATGGCCGTCGCCGCCTCCCGCGGCGCCCCGGTGCACACGGCCGCGGCCGACGACGTCGACGCGTTGACGAAGGTGTGCGCGGAGGTCGGGGTGCGGATGCACTACGCCGACTACGACCACAAGCACGCCGCCGAACGCGCTTTCCGCTCGCGGGAGGCCGACGTGCTGGTGGCGACGTCCACCGTGGCGGCCGGGGTGAACCTGCCCGCGCGGGCCGTGGTCGTGCGGGACACGAAGATCGGCGGCGAGCCGATGGACACCTCGACCGTGCAGCAGATGTTCGGCCGCGCCGGGCGGATCGGGGCGGGGGAGACGCAGGGGTGGTCCTACCTGCTGACCGAGGAGACCGAGCGGGCCGCGTGGCAGACCCGGCTGGTGGCCGGGTACTCGGTGTACTCGCGGATCTACGACAGCCTCGCCGACCACGTGCTCGCCGAGGTGCTCCAGGCCCGGATCACCACGCTGGCCGACGCGCAGGCGTGGTGGGTGGAGACCCTCGCCCACGCCCAGGGCGACGACGACCTGGAACCCGTGCAGACGGCGGTGGATTTCCTGATCGCCGAAGGCCACCTCACCGGCGTCCGGCGCGGTGACGACCTCGTGCTGGCCACCACCGAACTGGGCAGGCTCACCGCCCGGATGATGGTGTCGACCTACACCGGGCAACGGCTGCGCCGAACCCTCGGCCTGCTCCCCGTGCCGCGGGACCCGGACTCCGCCGAGGAGTCGCTGAGCCTCGTGCTCGCGGTCGCCGTGCCGGAACTCGCGGGCGTGCCGGTCGCCGAACAGGTGCGCCCCGCCGTCGCCACCGCCATCAAGGCGGGCGGCCGCACGTCGCGGATCACGCACACCACGTCCATCAAGGGCCTCGGCTCGTCGGTGTCGACCTCACCGGGCGACCTCGCGTGGGCCGCCCTGCTGCTCGCCGCCCGCTCACCCCACCTGTTCCGCGAACCCCGCCGCGTCGTCGCGGGCATCCCCCTGTCCACCATCCACCCGGTCATGGACCAGGCGCCCCGCTACCTGTCCTGGCTCGCCGCGCAGGGCGTGCTCGGCACCGTGCACCCGTGGATCGCCATCGTCGCCGCCGACCTCGACCAGCGCCTCCGCTGGCGCCACCTCGCCCCCCACCGCGGCTCCGGCCGCCTGCTGTGGCTCTGCGAGCAGATGGCCACCCGCCCCCGCACCAAGGACCTCGTCCCCGCCATGTGGCGCTCGGCCGTCGACTCCGGCCTGCGCGCCCCCGACTGGAACCCCGGCGTGCCGCCGAGGGGCTGCGAACTCGACCAGGCCGGCTACACCGCGCTGCTGCGCGACCGGGCCACCGGCGCCACCATCACCGAACGCCCGGCCGGGGCGGTCGTGTCCGGCATCGCCGGGGCGACCGCGATCACCTGGCGCGGCAAGACCCGCGGCCCCGTCGTGATCACCAGCGCCACCACGGACCTGGACCACCCGCCGGACCCGGACTCCGACCCCGGTGCCGAACCCGGAGTGGCGGTGTTCACCCGCCGGGGCGACTACCGCGCCACCGGGTGGCTGGCGACCTACGACCGCATCGCCGCACCCGAGGACGAACTGCCACCGCCCCGGCGCGGGGTCCGCAAGGGTTTCGGGGCACGGGGATAG